One window of Medicago truncatula cultivar Jemalong A17 chromosome 2, MtrunA17r5.0-ANR, whole genome shotgun sequence genomic DNA carries:
- the LOC11441327 gene encoding probable protein phosphatase 2C 35 isoform X1, whose protein sequence is MGCVHGKCCSRYPAPSIGGSRDYREPVPKKHILTQRSLHFVDVASHNFTMEYSVLTQRGYYPDSPDKENQDCYCVRTQLQGNPSVHFFGVYDGHGEFGGLCSNFVKNKLVEKLSNDSALLEDPVKAYNSAFLATNDELHKSEIDDCMSGTTAITVLVIGDTLYVANVGDSRAVLAVKDGNRIVAQDLSSDQTPFRRDEYERVKLSGARVLSVDQVEGHKDPDIQTWGDEESQGDDPPRLWVQNGMIPGAAFTRSVGDSLAETIGVIAVPEVLTVQLKPDHLFFVVASDGVFEFLSSQTVVDMAASYSDPRDACAAIAGESYKLWLEHEGRTDDITIIIVQIKGPSHSGTSEYGSGEINVSTITRAKKGKGTSGISASAGLDVHRAVTNGFSDSLSGQHVVSTRSHAIVVPSPTFQSPIEL, encoded by the exons ATGGGTTGTGTTCACGGAAAGTGTTGTAGTCGTTATCCTGCACCATCAATTGGTGGCTCTAGGGATTATAGAGAACCTGTCCCTAAGAAGCACATACTCACACAAAGGTCACTTCACTTTGTTGATGTTGCTTCACACAATTTCACTATGGAATACTCTGTACTCACTCAGAGAGGTTACTATCCTGATTCACCTGATAAGGAAAACCAAGATTGTTATTGTGTTAGGACACAATTGCAAGGTAATCCTAGTGTTCATTTCTTTGGTGTTTATGATGGACATGGTGAATTTGGTGGACTGTGTTCTAATTTTGTTAAGAATAAGTTGGTTGAGAAATTGTCTAATGATTCTGCATTGTTAGAGGATCCTGTTAAGGCTTATAATTCGGCTTTTTTGGCTACGAATGATGAGTTGCATAAAAGTGAGATTGATGATTGTATGAGTGGTACTACTGCGATTACGGTGCTTGTGATAGGGGATACACTTTATGTTGCGAATGTTGGTGATTCGAGGGCAGTGTTGGCTGTTAAGGATGGGAATAGAATTGTAGCTCAGGATTTGTCTTCTGATCAGACACCATTTAGGAGAGATGAATATGAGAGAGTGAAGCTTAGTGGTGCTAGGGTGTTGAGTGTTGATCAGGTGGAAGGGCATAAGGATCCTGATATTCAGACTTGGGGTGATGAAGAGAGTCAGGGTGATGATCCTCCTAGATTGTGGGTTCAGAATGGGATGATTCCTGGAGCTGCTTTTACAAGGAGTGTAGGGGATAGTTTGGCCGAGACTATAGGTGTTATTGCGGTTCCGGAGGTGTTAACGGTTCAGCTTAAGCCGGATCATCTTTTCTTTGTCGTTGCAAGTGATGGTGTATTTGAGTTCCTATCAAGCCAAACTGTTGTTGATATG GCTGCAAGTTATTCAGATCCTCGTGATGCATGTGCTGCCATTGCTGGAGAGTCTTACAAATTATGGTTGGAACATGAGGGTCGAACAGATGATATAACAATTATCATTGTTCAGATCAAAGGCCCGTCTCAT TCAGGTACATCTGAGTACGGATCAGGAGAGATCAATGTCAGTACAATAACGAGGGCCAAAAAGGGAAAGGGAACTTCTGGTATATCTGCTTCCGCCGGTTTGGATGTTCATCGTGCTGTGACGAATGGTTTCTCTGATTCGCTATCCGGTCAACATGTGGTCTCAACAAGAAGTCACGCCATTGTAGTTCCCTCTCCCACATTTCAAAGTCCAATTGAATTG TGA
- the LOC11441327 gene encoding probable protein phosphatase 2C 35 isoform X2, with the protein MGCVHGKCCSRYPAPSIGGSRDYREPVPKKHILTQRSLHFVDVASHNFTMEYSVLTQRGYYPDSPDKENQDCYCVRTQLQGNPSVHFFGVYDGHGEFGGLCSNFVKNKLVEKLSNDSALLEDPVKAYNSAFLATNDELHKSEIDDCMSGTTAITVLVIGDTLYVANVGDSRAVLAVKDGNRIVAQDLSSDQTPFRRDEYERVKLSGARVLSVDQVEGHKDPDIQTWGDEESQGDDPPRLWVQNGMIPGAAFTRSVGDSLAETIGVIAVPEVLTVQLKPDHLFFVVASDGVFEFLSSQTVVDMAASYSDPRDACAAIAGESYKLWLEHEGRTDDITIIIVQIKGPSHVHLSTDQERSMSVQ; encoded by the exons ATGGGTTGTGTTCACGGAAAGTGTTGTAGTCGTTATCCTGCACCATCAATTGGTGGCTCTAGGGATTATAGAGAACCTGTCCCTAAGAAGCACATACTCACACAAAGGTCACTTCACTTTGTTGATGTTGCTTCACACAATTTCACTATGGAATACTCTGTACTCACTCAGAGAGGTTACTATCCTGATTCACCTGATAAGGAAAACCAAGATTGTTATTGTGTTAGGACACAATTGCAAGGTAATCCTAGTGTTCATTTCTTTGGTGTTTATGATGGACATGGTGAATTTGGTGGACTGTGTTCTAATTTTGTTAAGAATAAGTTGGTTGAGAAATTGTCTAATGATTCTGCATTGTTAGAGGATCCTGTTAAGGCTTATAATTCGGCTTTTTTGGCTACGAATGATGAGTTGCATAAAAGTGAGATTGATGATTGTATGAGTGGTACTACTGCGATTACGGTGCTTGTGATAGGGGATACACTTTATGTTGCGAATGTTGGTGATTCGAGGGCAGTGTTGGCTGTTAAGGATGGGAATAGAATTGTAGCTCAGGATTTGTCTTCTGATCAGACACCATTTAGGAGAGATGAATATGAGAGAGTGAAGCTTAGTGGTGCTAGGGTGTTGAGTGTTGATCAGGTGGAAGGGCATAAGGATCCTGATATTCAGACTTGGGGTGATGAAGAGAGTCAGGGTGATGATCCTCCTAGATTGTGGGTTCAGAATGGGATGATTCCTGGAGCTGCTTTTACAAGGAGTGTAGGGGATAGTTTGGCCGAGACTATAGGTGTTATTGCGGTTCCGGAGGTGTTAACGGTTCAGCTTAAGCCGGATCATCTTTTCTTTGTCGTTGCAAGTGATGGTGTATTTGAGTTCCTATCAAGCCAAACTGTTGTTGATATG GCTGCAAGTTATTCAGATCCTCGTGATGCATGTGCTGCCATTGCTGGAGAGTCTTACAAATTATGGTTGGAACATGAGGGTCGAACAGATGATATAACAATTATCATTGTTCAGATCAAAGGCCCGTCTCAT GTACATCTGAGTACGGATCAGGAGAGATCAATGTCAGTACAATAA
- the LOC11437834 gene encoding S-adenosylmethionine decarboxylase proenzyme 4 — MEFSGFEGFEKRLELHFFGDDPNPTINHQLGLRKLEFESIQQILQAVQCTVVSAVGNSYFDAYVLSESSLFVYPTKIIIKTCGTTQLLKSIIPLIYFANTHLNFTLSSVSYTRGSFIFPNSQPFPHTSFNEEVSYLENTIPSNLCFRKASIMPSKSSSHSWHVFTATQNPHHHIPYEQYTMEICMTELDPILAGKFFRRPDEEKSGNSSGNQMTELTGINEINKEAFICDFAFDPCGYSMNGMDGECYSTIHVTPEDGYSYASFECVGSISDNDDNIVHMLRKVVQIFRPGTMSVSITTCSEYNNEVWRKVTGALEPLGLKCRSCAMDQFPAIGSVVFQTFTPRRRKNASK; from the coding sequence ATGGAATTTTCTGGTTTTGAAGGCTTTGAAAAAAGATTAGAACTTCATTTCTTTGGTGATGATCCAAATCCAACCATTAATCACCAACTAGGCCTAAGAAAACTTGAGTTTGAATCCATTCAACAAATCCTACAAGCTGTTCAATGCACAGTTGTTTCAGCAGTTGGAAACTCTTACTTTGATGCCTATGTTTTATCAGAATCAAGTCTCTTTGTATATCCAACAAAGATCATAATCAAAACTTGTGGAACTACACAACTTCTCAAATCCATCATTCCCTTAATCTACTTTGCAAACACTCACCTTAACTTTACACTCTCCTCAGTTTCTTACACAAGAGGTAGCTTCATCTTCCCAAATTCACAACCTTTCCCTCACACTTCCTTCAATGAAGAAGTTTCTTACTTAGAAAACACTATCCCTTCAAATCTTTGCTTCAGAAAAGCTTCCATCATGCCTTCAAAATCTTCATCTCATTCATGGCATGTTTTCACTGCAACCCAAAACCCTCATCATCACATACCTTATGAACAATACACAATGGAGATTTGCATGACAGAGCTTGATCCTATTCTTGCCGGAAAATTCTTCAGGCGACCCGACGAGGAGAAATCCGGCAACTCTTCCGGAAATCAAATGACAGAACTTACTGGTATAAATGAAATCAACAAAGAAGCATTCATTTGTGATTTTGCATTTGATCCTTGTGGCTATTCAATGAATGGAATGGATGGAGAATGCTATTCTACCATTCATGTGACTCCGGAAGATGGTTATAGCTATGCAAGCTTTGAATGTGTGGGGTCCATAAGCGACAATGATGACAACATTGTTCATATGTTGAGGAAGGTTGTTCAGATTTTCCGACCAGGGACAATGTCGGTGTCGATAACGACATGTAGTGAGTATAACAATGAGGTTTGGAGAAAGGTTACTGGTGCATTGGAGCCTCTTGGGTTGAAATGTAGGAGTTGTGCTATGGATCAGTTTCCTGCAATAGGTAGTGTTGTGTTTCAAACGTTTACCCCACGTCGTCGGAAAAATGCTTCAAAGTAG
- the LOC11446125 gene encoding F-box/LRR-repeat protein 4 — protein sequence MKGHDWINTCLPDELIVEIFRRLDSKPTRDAASLVCNRWLRLERLTRSSIRIGATGSPDLFVQLLASRFFNITAVHIDERLSISLPVQLGRRRENSSPSSSLKLHYVNKRIGSSSSSEENEFDSLCLSDNGLIALADGFPKLEKLKLIWCSNVTSFGLSSLASKCASLKSLDLQGCYVGDQGLAAVGQRCKQLEDLNLRFCEGLTDTGLVELALGVGKSLKSLGVAACAKITDISMEAVASHCGSLETLSLDSEFVHNQGVLAVAKGCPHLKSLKLQCINLTDDALKAVGVSCLSLELLALYSFQRFTDKGLRAIGNGCKKLKNLTLSDCYFLSDKGLEAIATGCKELTHLEVNGCHNIGTLGLDSVGKSCLHLSELALLYCQRIGDLGLLQVGKGCQFLQALHLVDCSSIGDEAMCGIATGCRNLKKLHIRRCYEIGNKGIIAVGENCKSLTDLSIRFCDRVGDGALIAIAEGCSLHYLNVSGCHQIGDVGLIAIARGSPQLCYLDVSVLQNLGDMAMAELGENCSLLKEIVLSHCRQISDVGLAHLVKSCTMLESCHMVYCSSITSAGVATVVSSCPNIKKVLVEKWKVSNRTKRRAGSVISYLCVDL from the exons ATGAAAGGCCACGATTGGATCAACACGTGTCTCCCCGACGAACTCATCGTCGAGATCTTCCGTCGCCTCGATTCCAAACCAACCCGCGACGCCGCCTCTCTCGTCTGCAACCGCTGGCTCCGCCTCGAACGTCTCACCCGTTCCTCCATCCGCATCGGCGCAACCGGCTCACCCGACCTCTTCGTTCAGCTTCTCGCCTCTCGTTTCTTCAACATCACCGCTGTTCACATCGACGAACGTCTCTCGATTTCTCTTCCCGTTCAATTGGGGCGACGACGTGAGAATTCATCGCCATCTTCGTCGTTGAAATTGCATTATGTTAACAAGAGAATtggatcttcttcttcttcggaAGAGAATGAGTTTGATTCGTTGTGTTTGTCTGATAATGGATTGATTGCGTTGGCTGATGGGTTTCCTAAGCTTGAGAAATTGAAGTTGATTTGGTGTTCTAATGTTACCAGTTTTGGATTGTCTTCTCTTGCTTCCAAATGTGCTTCTTTGAAATCCTTGGATTTGcag GGTTGTTACGTTGGAGATCAAGGCTTAGCTGCTGTTGGACAGCGTTGCAAGCAACTTGAAGATTTGAATCTGCGGTTCTGTGAAGGCTTGACTGATACCGGTTTGGTTGAATTAGCTTTAGGCGTGGGAAAATCATTAAAATCTCTCGGTGTAGCGGCTTGTGCCAAAATAACTGACATATCAATGGAAGCTGTAGCATCACACTGTGGATCCCTTGAGACTTTGTCTTTGGATTCCGAGTTTGTACACAATCAAGGGGTGCTTGCAGTGGCTAAAGGATGTCCACATTTGAAATCTCTAAAGCTGCAGTGTATTAATCTTACAGACGATGCTTTGAAAGCTGTAGGCGTTAGTTGTTTATCTCTGGAGTTATTGGCTCTATATAGTTTTCAGCGATTTACTGATAA GGGTTTGCGTGCTATTGGAAATGGATGTAAGAAGTTAAAGAATTTGACTTTAAGTGATTGCTATTTCCTAAGTGACAAGGGCTTGGAAGCAATTGCTACTGGGTGCAAGGAACTTACTCATCTTGAAGTCAATGGATGCCACAACATTGGAACTTTGGGCCTTGATTCTGTTGGGAAATCATGCCT ACATCTCTCTGAGTTAGCATTGCTTTACTGCCAAAGAATTGGCGATCTTGGGCTTCTTCAGGTTGGAAAGGGATGTCAATTCTTGCAAGCTCTTCACTTGGTAGATTGCTCAAGCATTGGAGATGAAGCCATGTGTGGTATAGCTACTGGATGCAGGAATTTAAAGAAGCTTCATATCCGTCGCTGTTATGAG ATTGGCAATAAGGGGATTATTGCTGTTGGTGAAAACTGCAAGTCTCTAACTGATCTTAGCATTCGATTCTGTGATAG GGTGGGTGATGGGGCCCTTATTGCTATAGCTGAGGGCTGTTCCCTTCATTATCTGAATGTAAGTGGTTGCCACCAAATTGGAGATGTTGGACTGATAGCCATTGCAAGGGGTTCCCCTCAACTCTGTTATCTGGATGTGAGTGTACTGCAG AATTTGGGCGATATGGCTATGGCTGAGTTGGGAGAAAACTGTTCATTGCTTAAAGAAATAGTACTTTCCCACTGCCGTCAAATATCAGATGTTGGTTTAGCCCATCTTGTAAAAAGTTGCACCATGTTAGAATCATGCCATATGGTTTATTGCTCTAGCATAACTTCAGCTGGAGTGGCCACTGTGGTTTCTAGTTGTCCCAACATAAAAAAGGTTCTTGTTGAGAAGTGGAAGGTTAGCAACCGGACCAAGCGCCGGGCAGGCTCTGTCATTTCCTACTTGTGTGTGGATCTTTAG